In one window of Zhihengliuella sp. ISTPL4 DNA:
- a CDS encoding long-chain-fatty-acid--CoA ligase produces MTDTPLSSRPWLRSYAEDVPADIEEPTQTLPEMLAASVRTYGRRPALEFFGAVTTYRELGDQIDRAAEGLRHLGVTKGDRVALVLPNCPQHVVAFYAVLRLGAIVVEHNPLYTARELRHQFEDHGARVAIVWDKVADTVAGFPDDLRVDHIVSVDLTAAMPLSKRLLLRLPVPKGRASRAKLTGTPRARHLTPWKKLVSHRRLPRRTPAPSLGDTAVLQYTSGTTGIPKGAILTHANLRANAMQGRAWVPGLRDGEETFFAVLPLFHAYGLTLCLTFALSIGAKVVLFPTFDLGLVTDAARTSPPTFLPAVPPIYDQLARAAGRGTVDLSSVRFAISGAMSLPVETVRRWEEATGGLLVEGYGMTEASPVALGNPMGPTRRPGTVGVPFPSTEIRVVDPDDPEIDVPAGEPGELLLRGPQVFQGYWGRPGETAEALLPDGWLRTGDIAEVSPDGFVTIVDRRKELIITGGFNVSPSEVENALEAHPDVVAAAVVGLPRASGGEEVAAAVVLREGAADDMEGLRDFCRTRLTAYKVPRRITAVDDLPRSLIGKVLRREVRDRLLAEREA; encoded by the coding sequence ATGACCGACACGCCTCTGTCTTCCCGTCCCTGGCTCCGCTCCTATGCCGAGGACGTGCCGGCGGACATCGAGGAGCCGACGCAGACGCTGCCCGAGATGCTCGCCGCGAGCGTGCGGACATACGGAAGGCGACCCGCCCTCGAGTTCTTCGGCGCCGTCACCACCTACCGCGAGCTCGGCGACCAGATCGACCGCGCCGCGGAAGGGCTCCGCCACCTCGGGGTCACGAAGGGCGACCGGGTCGCGCTGGTGCTGCCGAACTGTCCGCAGCACGTCGTGGCGTTCTACGCGGTCCTCCGTCTCGGGGCGATCGTCGTCGAGCACAACCCGCTCTACACCGCGCGGGAGCTGCGGCATCAGTTCGAGGATCACGGCGCCCGCGTCGCGATCGTGTGGGACAAGGTCGCCGACACCGTCGCGGGGTTCCCTGACGATCTCCGGGTCGATCACATCGTGAGCGTCGACCTCACGGCCGCGATGCCGTTGTCGAAGCGCCTGCTGCTACGACTGCCGGTCCCGAAGGGCCGGGCGTCGCGGGCGAAGCTGACCGGCACGCCGCGCGCGCGGCACCTGACGCCCTGGAAGAAGCTCGTGTCCCACCGGCGGCTTCCCCGTCGCACGCCCGCGCCGTCCCTCGGCGACACCGCCGTCCTGCAGTACACCAGCGGGACGACCGGGATCCCGAAGGGCGCCATCCTCACGCATGCGAACCTGCGGGCCAACGCGATGCAGGGGCGAGCCTGGGTGCCCGGGCTCCGCGACGGCGAGGAGACCTTCTTCGCCGTGCTCCCGCTCTTCCACGCGTACGGCCTGACCCTGTGCCTCACATTCGCCCTGAGCATCGGGGCCAAGGTGGTGCTGTTCCCGACTTTCGATCTGGGCCTGGTGACCGACGCCGCCCGCACGAGCCCGCCGACCTTCCTCCCCGCCGTCCCGCCCATCTACGACCAACTGGCGCGGGCGGCCGGACGCGGCACCGTCGACCTGTCGAGTGTCCGGTTCGCGATCTCCGGGGCCATGAGCCTCCCCGTCGAGACGGTACGGCGCTGGGAGGAGGCGACCGGCGGGCTGCTCGTCGAGGGCTACGGGATGACCGAGGCGTCTCCGGTCGCACTCGGCAACCCCATGGGTCCGACCCGGCGACCCGGCACGGTCGGCGTCCCGTTCCCGAGCACCGAGATCCGCGTCGTGGACCCCGACGACCCTGAGATCGATGTGCCCGCGGGCGAGCCCGGTGAACTCCTCCTCCGCGGACCGCAGGTGTTCCAGGGCTACTGGGGTCGCCCCGGCGAGACGGCCGAGGCCCTGTTGCCGGACGGCTGGCTCCGCACCGGCGACATCGCCGAGGTCTCGCCGGACGGGTTCGTCACCATCGTCGACCGCCGCAAGGAGCTCATCATCACCGGCGGCTTCAACGTCTCCCCCAGTGAGGTGGAGAACGCGCTGGAGGCCCACCCGGACGTCGTGGCGGCGGCGGTCGTCGGGCTGCCCCGGGCGAGCGGCGGCGAGGAGGTCGCGGCGGCCGTGGTGCTCCGGGAGGGCGCCGCCGACGACATGGAGGGGCTCCGCGACTTCTGCCGGACGCGATTGACCGCCTACAAGGTGCCGCGGCGCATCACCGCCGTCGACGACCTCCCACGGTCGCTCATCGGCAAGGTGCTGCGCCGGGAGGTACGGGATCGGCTCCTCGCCGAGCGTGAGGCCTGA
- a CDS encoding chorismate mutase, translating to MIAAEDPKAELLRLRASIDNIDAALIFLLAERFRATQQVGHLKAEHAMPPSDPNREEQQVARLRALAEDAHLDPEFAEKWFNFVVAEVIRHHTEAAEGR from the coding sequence ATGATTGCCGCAGAGGACCCGAAGGCCGAACTGCTCCGCCTGCGCGCGAGCATCGACAACATCGACGCGGCGCTGATCTTCCTGCTCGCCGAGAGGTTCCGCGCCACCCAGCAGGTCGGTCATCTCAAGGCTGAGCATGCCATGCCGCCGTCGGACCCGAACCGCGAGGAGCAGCAGGTCGCTCGGCTCCGAGCGCTCGCCGAAGACGCCCATCTCGATCCGGAGTTCGCGGAGAAGTGGTTCAACTTCGTCGTCGCCGAGGTCATCCGCCACCACACCGAGGCCGCTGAGGGTCGCTGA
- a CDS encoding AI-2E family transporter: MSNDDSPASAPQDDKGTQPAPAPVDAALAGTAVETPGAAPVPSGPPRPVVIEPTTPSRSFWTRIDRPFVFGFLVTLGGLGAIVIGLALSNLSTVLIYIALALFGALGLDPAVRFLERRGLSRALAVVVTILALIVVVALVLWMIVPIVVDQIAGFVKSVPGMIQDFTKTDLYATLNDQFGDQFQDLVSEVQKFLSDFGNLATIGGGALQVGASIASGISGAIVVLVLTLYFLATLPAMRQGMLRLVPARDRDRAGDISQQITDSVGGYVMGMVVLAFCNATLALILYSVLGLPFPPLMAAIAFCVTLIPLVGSVLFWMIGTILALFTNPIAALIFAAVYLVYMQIEAYVLTPRVMNKAVAVPGSLVVIGALAGGTLLGLLGALVAVPVTASILIIVKQVVVPKQDART, encoded by the coding sequence ATGAGCAACGACGACTCGCCGGCCTCCGCTCCGCAGGACGACAAGGGCACCCAGCCGGCCCCCGCCCCGGTCGACGCGGCACTCGCCGGCACCGCCGTGGAGACGCCCGGCGCCGCACCGGTGCCGTCCGGCCCCCCGCGGCCCGTGGTGATCGAGCCGACCACGCCGAGCCGCTCGTTCTGGACGCGGATCGATCGGCCGTTCGTCTTCGGGTTCCTCGTGACGCTCGGCGGTCTCGGGGCGATCGTGATCGGTCTCGCGCTGTCGAACCTCTCCACGGTCCTCATCTACATCGCCCTCGCGCTGTTCGGCGCCCTCGGTCTCGACCCCGCCGTCCGGTTCCTGGAGCGTCGCGGCCTGTCGCGTGCCCTCGCGGTCGTGGTGACCATCCTGGCCCTCATCGTCGTCGTCGCCCTCGTCCTCTGGATGATCGTGCCGATCGTCGTCGATCAGATCGCGGGCTTCGTGAAGTCGGTCCCCGGCATGATCCAGGACTTCACGAAGACCGACCTCTACGCCACGCTGAACGACCAGTTCGGCGACCAGTTCCAGGACCTCGTGTCGGAGGTGCAGAAGTTCCTGTCCGACTTCGGGAACCTCGCGACGATCGGCGGCGGCGCCCTTCAGGTGGGCGCGTCCATCGCCAGCGGCATCTCGGGCGCGATCGTCGTGCTCGTGCTGACGCTGTACTTCCTCGCGACGCTCCCGGCCATGCGCCAGGGGATGCTGCGTCTCGTCCCGGCCCGCGACCGCGACCGCGCGGGCGACATCTCCCAGCAGATCACGGACTCCGTCGGCGGCTACGTGATGGGGATGGTGGTCCTCGCCTTCTGCAATGCGACCCTCGCCCTCATCCTGTACTCCGTGCTCGGCCTGCCGTTCCCGCCGCTCATGGCCGCGATCGCCTTCTGCGTCACGCTCATCCCCCTCGTCGGCTCGGTGCTGTTCTGGATGATCGGCACCATCCTCGCGCTCTTCACGAACCCGATCGCCGCGCTGATCTTCGCCGCCGTCTACCTCGTCTACATGCAAATCGAGGCCTATGTGCTCACGCCGCGCGTCATGAACAAGGCCGTGGCGGTGCCGGGCTCGCTGGTGGTCATCGGCGCCCTCGCCGGCGGTACGCTCCTCGGCCTGCTCGGCGCCCTGGTGGCCGTTCCCGTCACCGCCTCGATCCTCATCATCGTCAAGCAGGTCGTCGTGCCGAAGCAGGACGCCCGCACCTGA